From the Octopus sinensis linkage group LG28, ASM634580v1, whole genome shotgun sequence genome, one window contains:
- the LOC115225565 gene encoding zinc finger protein 525-like, giving the protein MGDVDHLDSSNYTVINDGSLITQRYNGEKPFCGEIFTEKINIDEYRCDVCGKTFASDEELFAHTGLHKAGNIYHCDICGKPFISESNLGRHKRRHTGEKSFHCKICGKSFFQNSNLVIHVRSHTGEKPFHCEICDKSFVANGNLTAHRLIHTGEKPYHCEVCGKSFSNNSNLITHIRSHTGEKPYHCKTCGKFFVSNSVLTKHRRIHTGEKPYRCEACGKSFIKNDDLSRHKLIHTGVKRFRCEICGKSFTQNSSLVIHIRRHTGERPYRCEMCEKSFVTGDYLNRHKRIHSRRSLSIVKREKFSCNLKLQSPTQHT; this is encoded by the coding sequence ATGGGAGACGTTGATCACTTGGATTCTTCTAATTACACGGTTATTAACGATGGAAGTCTAATTACACAGAGATATAACGGTGAGAAACCTTTTTGTGGCGAAATATTTaccgaaaaaataaatattgatgaatATCGTTGCGatgtttgtggtaaaacattcgcATCAGATGAGGAATTGTTCGCACACACAGGTTTACACAAAGCAGggaatatatatcactgtgatatttgcggGAAACCTTTTATCTCTGAAAGCAATTTAGGGAGACACAAACGTAGACACACGGGAGAAAAATCGTTCCATTGCAAAATCTGCGGCAAATCTTTCTTCCAGAATTCCAACCTTGTTATCCACGTACGTagccatacaggagagaaaccgtttcACTGTGAAATATGCGATAAGTCGTTTGTTGCTAATGGTAACTTAACAGCACACAGGTTAATTCACACGGGAGAAAAGCCTTACCATTGCGAGGTGTGTGGTAAATCTTTCAGTAATAATTCGAATCTTATTACCCACATTCGTAGCCACACCGGGGAAAAGCCTTACCACTGTAAAACGTGTGGGAAATTCTTTGTGTCTAACAGTGTCTTAACAAAGCATAGACGAatccatacaggagaaaaaccctaTCGTTGCGAAGCTTGTGGAAAGTCATTTATCAAAAACGATGATTTAAGTAGACACAAATTGATCCACACGGGAGTGAAACGGTTTCGTTGCGAAATCTGCGGTAAATCTTTCACTCAGAATTCTAGTCTTGTTATCCATATACGGAGGCACACTGGCGAACGACCCTATCGCTGTGAGATGTGTGAGAAATCGTTCGTCACTGGCGATTATTTGAacagacacaaacgtatacatagcAGAAGAAGTCTTTCGATTGTGAAACGTGAGAAATTCTCTTGCAACCTAAAGTTACAGTcccccacacaacacacataa